In one Prosthecochloris aestuarii DSM 271 genomic region, the following are encoded:
- a CDS encoding UDP-N-acetylmuramoyl-L-alanyl-D-glutamate--2,6-diaminopimelate ligase, which produces MMTLEDLIGLLDPLEYLAGRTPLKEVHALTADSRQAVEGGAYFALRGYVTDGHHFISDALSKGVGVVVCEEIPVSVDERCCYIRVADCRTALAAAAAEWFGHPASSLRVIGVTGTNGKTTTARLIRTMLDRSGVKTGYIGTGQALIGDESIVLERTTPEAMDLHALFRKMVNCGCEAVVMEVSSHALVLHRTEGISFYGAVFTNLTPEHLDFHATMDEYGSAKQILFRQVAPDGFGIVNADDAWGSMMAGAFSGSRLFCCTVGSQVFGCTNGSVVRARDIEARMDGSSVTVQMNGRACRASFLLPGLFNVMNMLEILSAGVAMGLSLETAAASVADVVSVEGRMEPVSDDGGLFSAIVDYAHTPDALEKVIGALNEVRPADSSLIVVFGCGGDRDRSKRPLMGGIAAAGADHVILTSDNPRSEDPEEILDAIASGITEGSFMRIADRADAIVCGVQMLRPGDLLLIAGKGHECYQESGGRKSYFSDREVVARALQERAD; this is translated from the coding sequence ATGATGACGTTGGAAGATCTTATCGGATTGCTTGATCCGCTCGAATATCTTGCCGGCAGAACCCCGCTGAAAGAGGTTCATGCCCTGACTGCGGACTCGCGTCAGGCTGTTGAAGGAGGAGCGTATTTTGCCCTTCGGGGGTATGTCACCGACGGGCACCACTTTATTTCGGACGCTCTTTCGAAAGGGGTCGGGGTTGTTGTATGCGAGGAAATTCCTGTATCAGTCGATGAGCGATGCTGCTATATCAGGGTTGCTGACTGCCGGACTGCATTGGCGGCTGCTGCGGCTGAATGGTTTGGGCACCCTGCATCTTCTCTCCGGGTTATCGGTGTGACGGGGACAAACGGAAAAACGACGACTGCCCGACTGATCAGGACTATGCTCGACAGGTCAGGCGTAAAGACTGGTTATATCGGCACCGGACAGGCTCTTATCGGGGACGAATCGATCGTTCTGGAGCGCACGACCCCGGAAGCGATGGATCTTCATGCGCTCTTCAGGAAAATGGTCAATTGCGGTTGCGAGGCGGTTGTTATGGAGGTATCTTCTCATGCGCTTGTGCTGCATCGAACAGAAGGGATTTCTTTCTACGGAGCGGTTTTTACCAATCTGACACCGGAGCACCTTGATTTTCACGCAACGATGGACGAGTATGGCAGTGCCAAGCAGATCCTGTTCCGGCAGGTTGCGCCGGACGGGTTCGGTATCGTCAATGCCGATGATGCATGGGGCTCTATGATGGCAGGGGCATTCAGCGGATCCAGGTTATTCTGCTGTACGGTTGGTTCTCAGGTTTTCGGCTGCACGAACGGTTCGGTTGTTCGGGCTCGCGATATCGAAGCCCGGATGGATGGCAGTTCTGTCACGGTACAGATGAATGGGCGGGCATGTCGCGCGTCGTTTCTGCTGCCGGGGTTATTCAATGTCATGAACATGCTCGAAATCCTGTCGGCAGGAGTTGCTATGGGTCTCTCTCTTGAAACGGCGGCAGCGTCTGTTGCCGATGTTGTTTCGGTTGAAGGGCGTATGGAGCCTGTCAGCGATGATGGCGGTTTGTTTTCCGCAATCGTGGATTACGCTCATACGCCGGATGCCCTTGAAAAAGTGATCGGGGCCCTCAACGAGGTGCGTCCGGCAGATTCTTCGCTGATTGTGGTTTTCGGATGCGGCGGGGATCGCGATCGCTCGAAGCGCCCCTTGATGGGCGGGATTGCCGCGGCCGGGGCGGATCATGTCATTCTCACGTCGGATAATCCAAGAAGCGAGGATCCTGAAGAGATTTTGGATGCGATTGCTTCCGGAATCACCGAAGGCAGCTTCATGCGTATTGCCGACAGGGCCGATGCTATTGTTTGCGGGGTTCAGATGCTTCGTCCGGGAGATCTTCTGCTGATAGCGGGTAAAGGCCATGAGTGTTATCAGGAGAGCGGAGGTCGGAAGAGCTATTTCTCCGATCGTGAGGTCGTTGCACGAGCGCTTCAGGAGCGCGCTGATTGA
- a CDS encoding penicillin-binding protein — protein MKIHNIGHRQSPSARSGGKEFGMRLGILSLGYALFFVAIVLRLLNIQVIDVKKYKNKASRQYQRDVVEQAKRGVVMDRNGHLLAQSVQTISFYADPWLVANTEVKVGRKKVAVDKTPDVARLFAQRFGKSREHYMRILRNGQKQKRRFIWLERSVPVEHARELMETAMTGIDFKKEQYRYYLNLAPQVVGLVNTDNKGISGLEIKYDHELRGRDGMKIFQRSATGTRFLAADADQVSAKEGLSLQLTLDADMQSIVESEIASAAKEFNASAAVGIVMDVKTGAILAMANYPTFDMNNRKGFRESDARNRAIIDAFDPGSTFKIVMASAAREVLHRAAEDSVDAHNGVFHIYNRTIRDHEKFERCTFRDAMVHSSNIVAAKTAMELGEKTFYDYVRRFGFGEQTGIGLVGESEGIVRPLKQWNKTTLPWMGYGYSVTTTPLQILQAYAAIANDGVLMKPYIVERLVDADGNAVSEFKPEKVRNVVSAETARYIRKEYLQPIVEEGTGVAAAVKGVTVGGKTGTAQKLSNGNYNRGPRSYIASFVGFFPVDEPRIAAIIVVDEPQSAYYASTVAAPSFARICTRMIACSEDLKADLGMTAPEAVVLAASKSVAVPLLTGLKARDAEKLLIWNGLDISMNGDREGVVVEQDIAAGSMVEPGSRVRVGLSAQENQDPGSKSSVM, from the coding sequence ATGAAGATACATAACATCGGACATCGCCAGTCACCTTCAGCCAGGAGCGGTGGTAAGGAGTTTGGCATGCGCCTGGGGATCCTCTCTCTTGGGTATGCGCTTTTTTTTGTCGCTATTGTGCTCCGTCTGCTCAATATACAGGTGATCGATGTCAAGAAATATAAAAACAAGGCGTCACGGCAGTACCAGCGCGATGTGGTCGAGCAGGCAAAGCGAGGGGTCGTCATGGACCGTAACGGCCATCTTCTGGCTCAAAGTGTTCAGACCATATCGTTTTATGCTGATCCCTGGCTTGTAGCAAATACGGAAGTCAAGGTCGGCAGGAAAAAAGTTGCCGTCGATAAGACGCCTGACGTGGCCAGGCTTTTTGCTCAGCGATTCGGCAAAAGCCGTGAGCACTATATGCGTATCCTTCGTAACGGGCAGAAACAGAAGCGCCGCTTTATCTGGCTGGAGCGATCCGTTCCTGTTGAACATGCACGCGAGCTGATGGAGACTGCTATGACCGGGATTGATTTCAAAAAAGAGCAGTACCGGTATTATCTGAATCTTGCGCCTCAGGTTGTCGGGCTGGTCAATACCGACAACAAGGGAATCAGCGGTCTCGAAATCAAATATGATCATGAGCTCAGGGGGCGTGACGGGATGAAGATTTTCCAGCGATCGGCAACCGGCACCAGGTTTCTTGCCGCCGACGCCGATCAGGTCAGTGCAAAGGAGGGACTTAGCCTGCAGCTTACTCTTGATGCCGATATGCAGTCGATTGTCGAGTCTGAAATAGCAAGTGCCGCGAAAGAGTTCAATGCTTCGGCAGCGGTCGGTATTGTCATGGATGTGAAAACAGGCGCTATTCTGGCTATGGCCAACTATCCGACCTTTGATATGAACAATCGCAAGGGGTTTCGGGAATCGGATGCGAGGAACCGCGCAATTATCGACGCGTTCGACCCCGGGTCGACATTCAAGATCGTGATGGCTTCGGCAGCAAGGGAGGTACTGCATAGAGCTGCTGAGGATAGTGTCGATGCCCATAACGGAGTTTTCCATATCTATAACCGTACGATCAGGGATCATGAGAAATTCGAACGGTGTACTTTTCGTGACGCTATGGTGCATTCCAGCAATATCGTCGCCGCAAAAACCGCTATGGAGCTCGGGGAGAAGACCTTTTACGACTATGTCAGGAGATTCGGTTTCGGAGAGCAGACCGGTATTGGGCTTGTTGGCGAGTCGGAGGGGATTGTACGGCCTCTGAAGCAGTGGAATAAAACCACCCTGCCGTGGATGGGCTATGGATATTCCGTGACCACGACGCCGCTGCAGATTCTTCAGGCCTATGCTGCGATCGCCAATGACGGGGTTCTGATGAAGCCATATATCGTCGAGCGCCTGGTCGATGCTGACGGCAATGCCGTGAGTGAATTCAAACCGGAGAAGGTGCGCAATGTTGTTTCGGCTGAAACAGCCCGCTATATCAGAAAAGAGTATCTGCAGCCTATTGTCGAAGAGGGGACCGGTGTTGCGGCAGCCGTGAAAGGGGTCACTGTCGGGGGTAAGACAGGAACGGCTCAGAAGCTGAGTAACGGCAACTACAATAGAGGTCCCCGAAGCTATATCGCGTCGTTTGTCGGCTTTTTTCCTGTAGACGAACCGCGGATTGCTGCCATTATCGTGGTTGACGAGCCTCAGTCCGCATACTATGCAAGTACCGTCGCTGCGCCGTCGTTTGCACGCATCTGTACCCGTATGATTGCCTGCTCAGAGGATCTCAAGGCCGATCTCGGCATGACTGCTCCTGAAGCGGTGGTTCTTGCTGCCAGCAAGAGTGTTGCCGTTCCTCTGCTGACCGGTCTGAAAGCCAGGGATGCGGAAAAGCTCTTGATATGGAATGGCCTCGATATCAGTATGAACGGAGACCGGGAGGGAGTTGTGGTTGAACAGGATATTGCGGCAGGCTCGATGGTGGAGCCCGGAAGCCGGGTACGGGTCGGACTTTCGGCTCAGGAGAATCAGGACCCCGGCAGTAAATCATCGGTAATGTAG